One Thalassotalea hakodatensis DNA segment encodes these proteins:
- the rnt gene encoding ribonuclease T — MLDNSSNQQSNIETPTTYKFSERFRGYFPVVVDVETAGFNAQTDALLEIAATTLSFNEETGMLSLDETIHFNVEPFEGANLEPAALEFTGIDPTNPLRAAVLESEALKETFKFIRKKMKAAGCKRAIMVAHNAAFDLGFVNAATERCSIKRTPFHPFVSFDTTTLSGLALGQTVLAKACEAAGLAFDNKEAHSALYDTEKTAELYCYIVNKWQQLGGWPLPTSSAVDPVSND, encoded by the coding sequence ATGCTCGATAACAGTAGTAACCAGCAATCAAACATTGAAACGCCAACAACGTATAAATTTTCAGAGCGTTTTAGAGGGTATTTTCCCGTTGTTGTTGATGTAGAAACCGCAGGCTTTAATGCGCAAACAGATGCATTATTAGAGATAGCAGCTACTACGCTATCTTTTAATGAAGAAACCGGCATGTTATCACTCGATGAAACCATACACTTTAATGTTGAGCCTTTTGAAGGAGCAAACCTTGAACCTGCAGCATTAGAGTTTACCGGAATAGACCCAACTAATCCGCTAAGGGCTGCCGTTTTAGAAAGCGAAGCATTAAAAGAAACATTTAAATTTATTCGTAAAAAAATGAAAGCTGCTGGCTGTAAACGTGCCATTATGGTCGCGCACAACGCTGCTTTTGACTTAGGCTTTGTTAATGCAGCTACTGAGCGCTGTTCAATAAAACGCACCCCTTTTCACCCTTTCGTCAGTTTTGATACCACAACATTATCAGGCTTGGCGCTTGGACAAACCGTTTTAGCAAAAGCGTGCGAAGCAGCGGGATTAGCCTTTGATAACAAAGAAGCGCATTCTGCGTTATATGACACTGAGAAAACTGCAGAACTTTATTGTTACATCGTAAATAAGTGGCAACAATTAGGTGGGTGGCCATTACCCACCTCCTCTGCAGTTGACCCCGTTAGCAACGATTAA
- a CDS encoding peroxiredoxin, producing the protein MSVLVGRPAPDFTAAAVLGSGEIVDSYTLSEAIKGKKAVVFFYPLDFTFVCPSELIAFDRRIEEFKSRGVEVIGVSIDSQFSHNAWRNTPVNEGGIGPVQYTLVADVKHEICQAYDVEHPEAGVAFRGSFLIDEEGNVRHQVVNDLPLGRNVDEMLRMIDALQFHQEHGEVCPAGWNKGDKGMTASPEGVSSYLTDNADNL; encoded by the coding sequence ATGAGTGTATTAGTGGGTCGTCCGGCGCCAGACTTTACGGCAGCAGCAGTATTAGGTAGCGGTGAAATTGTAGATAGCTACACATTATCCGAAGCAATTAAAGGTAAAAAAGCTGTTGTATTTTTCTATCCTTTAGACTTTACATTTGTTTGTCCATCAGAGCTTATTGCATTCGATCGTCGTATTGAAGAATTCAAAAGTCGTGGTGTTGAGGTCATTGGTGTTTCAATTGATTCACAATTTTCACACAATGCATGGCGTAACACCCCAGTAAATGAAGGTGGTATTGGTCCAGTTCAATACACGTTAGTTGCTGATGTTAAACACGAAATTTGTCAAGCATATGATGTTGAACATCCAGAAGCTGGTGTTGCATTCCGTGGTTCATTCTTAATTGATGAAGAAGGCAATGTACGTCATCAAGTAGTGAATGATTTACCATTAGGTCGTAACGTTGACGAAATGTTGCGTATGATCGATGCTTTACAATTCCACCAAGAGCACGGTGAAGTATGCCCAGCAGGTTGGAATAAAGGTGATAAAGGTATGACTGCTTCACCAGAAGGTGTTTCGTCTTATTTAACGGATAACGCTGATAACTTATAA
- a CDS encoding Grx4 family monothiol glutaredoxin, with the protein MDTVERIKQQIAENSILLYMKGSPKLPNCGFSAQASQALMSCGEKFAYVDILQNPDIRSELPIYADWPTFPQLWVEGELVGGCDIIIEMYQQGELAPLVKEAAERAAAKEQSEEK; encoded by the coding sequence ATGGATACAGTAGAACGTATTAAACAGCAAATCGCAGAAAACAGCATTTTACTATACATGAAGGGTTCACCTAAGTTACCAAACTGTGGTTTCTCGGCACAAGCGTCTCAAGCATTAATGTCTTGTGGTGAAAAATTTGCTTATGTTGATATTTTGCAAAATCCTGATATTCGCAGTGAATTACCTATTTATGCCGATTGGCCTACATTCCCTCAACTATGGGTTGAAGGTGAGTTAGTAGGTGGTTGCGATATTATTATTGAGATGTATCAGCAAGGTGAATTAGCGCCTCTAGTAAAAGAAGCAGCAGAGCGTGCAGCTGCAAAAGAACAATCAGAAGAAAAATAA
- a CDS encoding Fe-Mn family superoxide dismutase, with amino-acid sequence MAIELPALPYAMDALAPHISQETLEYHYGKHHNTYVVKLNGLIEGTDFEGKSLEDIVKASDGGVFNNAAQIWNHTFYWNSLSPNGGGEPTGALAEAINAKFGSFEAFKTTFNEKAVNNFGSSWTWLVKTADGGVDIVNTSNAATPLTDDSLTPLMTVDLWEHAYYIDYRNLRPSYLEGFWALINWEFASANFA; translated from the coding sequence ATGGCTATTGAGTTACCAGCATTACCTTACGCGATGGATGCACTTGCTCCACATATTTCACAAGAAACTTTAGAGTATCACTACGGTAAACATCACAATACGTACGTAGTAAAATTAAACGGCTTAATTGAAGGTACTGATTTCGAAGGTAAGTCTTTAGAAGACATAGTTAAAGCTTCAGACGGCGGTGTTTTCAATAACGCAGCACAAATTTGGAATCATACTTTTTACTGGAACAGCTTAAGCCCTAACGGCGGCGGTGAGCCAACAGGCGCACTTGCAGAAGCAATTAATGCAAAGTTTGGTTCATTTGAAGCATTTAAAACCACTTTTAACGAGAAAGCAGTAAATAACTTTGGTTCAAGCTGGACATGGTTAGTGAAAACAGCGGATGGCGGTGTTGATATTGTAAACACGTCTAACGCAGCTACGCCATTAACTGATGATAGTTTAACACCGTTAATGACAGTGGATTTATGGGAACATGCTTACTACATTGATTACCGTAATCTTCGCCCAAGCTATTTAGAAGGATTTTGGGCATTAATTAACTGGGAATTTGCTTCTGCAAATTTTGCTTAA
- a CDS encoding PrkA family serine protein kinase: protein MSIFKHYQSRYDELQEETCSVQEFLSLCRDNKMAYASAAERLLSAIGEPEMIDTANDPRLSRIFSNRVISRYPAFKEFFGMEEAIEQIVSYLKHASQGLEEKKQILYLLGPVGGGKSSLAEKLKALMQQEPIYVLSANGQRSPVNDHPFCLFDKNADGKILLEEYQIPERYLNTIMSPWVAKRLHEFKGDISKFDVVKAYPSILDQLAIAKTEPGDDNNQDISALVGKVDIRQLEHFAQNDPDAYSYSGALCRANQGLMEFVEMFKAPIKVLHPLLTATQEGNYNPTEGLSALPFDGILLAHSNESEWQTFRNNKNNEAFLDRVYIVKVPYCMRVSEEVKIYEKLLTNSELCHAQCAPDTLETLAQFSVLSRLKEPENSSIFSKMRVYDGESLKDTDPKAKSFQEYRDYAGVDEGMSGLSTRFAFKILSRVFNFDHAEVAANPVHLFYVLEQQIEREQLPKETSERYVNFLKEYLTPQYIEFIGKEIQTAYLESYSEYGQNIFDRYVTYADFWIQDQEYRDTETGQLFDREALNNELEKIEKPAGISNPKDFRNEIVNFVLRARANNKGKNPNWTSYEKLRTVIEKKMFSNTEDLLPVISFNAKTSNDDQQKHDDFVKRMMAKGYTKKQVRLLSEWYLRVRKAS, encoded by the coding sequence ATGAGCATCTTTAAACATTATCAATCTCGATATGATGAACTTCAGGAAGAAACTTGTTCAGTGCAAGAGTTCCTGTCTTTATGTAGAGACAACAAAATGGCGTACGCAAGTGCAGCAGAGCGCCTATTATCAGCCATTGGTGAACCCGAAATGATCGACACTGCCAATGATCCCCGATTATCACGTATTTTCTCAAACCGCGTCATCTCTCGCTACCCTGCCTTTAAAGAGTTTTTCGGCATGGAAGAAGCAATAGAGCAAATAGTTTCCTACCTTAAACATGCCTCTCAAGGGCTTGAAGAAAAGAAGCAAATACTCTATTTACTTGGTCCAGTAGGTGGGGGAAAGTCTTCGCTTGCTGAAAAATTAAAAGCCCTAATGCAGCAAGAGCCTATTTACGTGCTTAGCGCAAACGGACAACGTAGCCCAGTAAATGATCATCCTTTTTGTTTATTCGATAAAAATGCCGACGGTAAAATTTTACTCGAAGAGTATCAGATCCCAGAACGCTATTTAAATACCATTATGTCACCCTGGGTTGCCAAACGTTTACATGAATTTAAAGGCGACATCAGCAAATTCGACGTTGTAAAAGCCTACCCTTCTATCCTTGATCAACTTGCTATTGCAAAAACAGAGCCTGGCGATGATAACAATCAAGATATTTCTGCGCTGGTAGGTAAAGTTGACATCCGCCAATTAGAACATTTCGCCCAAAATGATCCAGATGCATACAGTTACTCAGGCGCCTTATGCAGAGCAAACCAAGGGTTAATGGAGTTTGTAGAAATGTTCAAAGCACCAATAAAAGTATTACATCCCTTACTAACTGCAACGCAAGAAGGCAACTACAATCCAACAGAAGGTTTGTCAGCCCTACCATTTGATGGAATTTTATTAGCTCACTCTAACGAATCTGAATGGCAAACATTCCGAAATAATAAGAATAACGAAGCGTTTTTAGATCGCGTTTACATTGTTAAAGTACCCTACTGTATGCGTGTATCTGAAGAAGTTAAAATTTATGAAAAGCTGCTAACCAATAGTGAATTATGTCACGCACAATGTGCGCCTGATACCTTAGAAACATTAGCGCAATTTAGTGTGTTATCACGATTAAAAGAACCAGAAAATTCAAGTATTTTTTCTAAAATGCGCGTTTATGACGGAGAAAGTCTTAAAGACACCGATCCTAAAGCAAAATCTTTTCAAGAGTACCGAGATTATGCAGGCGTAGATGAAGGTATGTCAGGGCTTTCAACAAGATTTGCCTTCAAAATATTATCACGTGTTTTTAATTTTGATCACGCAGAAGTTGCTGCCAACCCTGTCCATTTATTTTATGTACTCGAACAACAAATCGAACGAGAACAACTACCTAAAGAAACCAGTGAGCGTTATGTAAACTTCCTAAAAGAATACCTAACGCCACAATACATTGAGTTTATTGGTAAAGAAATTCAAACCGCCTATTTAGAATCTTATTCAGAATACGGACAAAACATATTTGATCGCTACGTAACTTATGCAGATTTTTGGATACAAGATCAAGAGTATCGCGATACGGAAACGGGGCAATTATTCGATAGAGAAGCATTAAACAATGAACTAGAGAAAATTGAAAAACCCGCGGGGATCAGCAATCCGAAAGATTTTCGCAATGAAATTGTTAACTTTGTTCTACGGGCTCGTGCAAATAACAAAGGTAAAAATCCTAATTGGACCAGTTATGAAAAACTGCGCACTGTGATAGAGAAGAAAATGTTTTCGAATACCGAAGACCTACTGCCAGTTATTTCATTCAATGCAAAAACCTCCAATGATGATCAGCAAAAACATGACGACTTTGTCAAACGTATGATGGCTAAAGGCTATACCAAAAAACAGGTAAGACTATTATCTGAGTGGTATTTACGTGTAAGAAAAGCGTCATAA
- a CDS encoding YeaH/YhbH family protein: MANFIDRRLNGKNKSTVNRQRFIRRYKSQIKKSVERAINNRGVTDTESGESITIPKKDLSEPVFHQGKGGVRDRVHPGNDQYSAGDRIKRPPQQGGQGSGQGKASNSGEGEDDFVFSISKDEYLNLLFEDLELPNLEKNQLNKLIDYKTVRSGYCAEGVPANIDIVKSLQGSVARRIAMTSSKRKQLKALQLQLADLEADTFDHVAEIKTLKKAINALEKKIAAVPFIDTFDLRFRNYARQPMPTSKAVMFCLMDVSGSMDQATKDIAKRFYILLYLFLTRTYSTIDVVYIRHHTQAKEVDEQEFFYSQETGGTIASSALELMIQVINDRYNPTEWNIYGAQASDGDNWADDSPHCYQLMMDKIMPACRYFSYIEITQRAHQTLWQQYEKVAQTNTHFAMQHIQTADDIYPVFRELFKKNTQQVA, translated from the coding sequence ATGGCAAACTTTATTGACCGACGGTTAAATGGTAAAAATAAAAGTACGGTGAACCGACAACGCTTTATTAGGCGCTATAAGTCGCAAATTAAAAAATCGGTTGAGCGCGCTATAAATAATCGTGGTGTCACCGACACAGAAAGTGGTGAGAGCATTACCATACCGAAAAAAGATTTATCCGAGCCTGTTTTTCATCAAGGTAAAGGCGGCGTGCGTGATCGAGTACACCCAGGAAATGATCAATATAGTGCAGGCGATCGCATTAAACGTCCGCCACAACAAGGTGGCCAAGGCTCAGGTCAAGGTAAAGCAAGTAATAGTGGCGAAGGGGAAGACGATTTTGTCTTTTCCATTTCTAAAGACGAGTACTTAAATTTACTGTTTGAAGATCTGGAATTACCTAACCTAGAGAAAAACCAACTCAATAAATTAATTGATTACAAAACTGTTCGATCTGGTTACTGTGCTGAAGGTGTGCCAGCAAACATTGACATTGTAAAATCATTACAAGGCTCTGTGGCCCGCCGCATTGCGATGACATCCTCAAAAAGAAAACAATTAAAAGCCTTACAATTACAACTTGCTGATCTTGAAGCAGACACGTTTGATCACGTAGCAGAAATAAAAACGCTTAAAAAAGCAATAAACGCCCTCGAAAAGAAAATAGCAGCTGTACCTTTTATCGATACTTTCGACTTACGATTTAGAAATTATGCTCGCCAACCAATGCCTACATCAAAAGCCGTGATGTTTTGTTTAATGGATGTTTCGGGCTCTATGGATCAAGCCACTAAAGATATTGCTAAACGTTTCTACATTTTACTGTATCTTTTTTTAACGCGTACCTATAGCACAATTGATGTGGTGTACATTCGCCATCACACCCAAGCAAAAGAAGTCGATGAACAAGAGTTTTTTTATTCACAAGAAACTGGCGGAACTATCGCATCAAGTGCTTTAGAATTAATGATACAAGTCATCAATGACAGATATAACCCAACAGAATGGAATATCTACGGCGCACAAGCATCTGACGGCGATAATTGGGCAGATGATTCACCCCATTGCTATCAATTAATGATGGATAAAATTATGCCCGCCTGTCGGTACTTTTCCTATATTGAAATTACCCAGCGCGCTCATCAAACACTGTGGCAACAATATGAAAAAGTAGCGCAAACAAATACACATTTTGCTATGCAACATATCCAAACAGCAGATGATATTTACCCTGTATTTAGAGAGCTCTTTAAGAAAAACACGCAACAAGTAGCGTAG